One genomic region from Rosa rugosa chromosome 1, drRosRugo1.1, whole genome shotgun sequence encodes:
- the LOC133729456 gene encoding uncharacterized protein LOC133729456, translating into MGDVFASSSLGDPFSIRWKSLWKAKIPRKFESVGNVLCGCPTAQEILTAPPFSIQNRNDKLWSDNAKNASTIVACTMAWRTKARVHWSPPMSGLLCMNVDGAYVSSLQHGGIGGVLRNEKGEFIAGFAYRVTNVSSAYHAELLAIKSGLELIQVLGVSNVAIKSDCLEAVKAVTAEDHDFSTLRIIVEEFKNC; encoded by the exons ATGGGGGATGTCTTTGCTTCCTCCTCTCTTGGTGATCCTTTTAGTATTCGCTGGAAGTCACTTTGGAAAGCTAAGATCCCTCGGAAG TTTGAGAGTGTTGGAAATGTGTTATGTGGGTGCCCTACTGCACAGGAAATCCTTACTGCTCCTCCTTTTTCAATTCAG AATAGGAATGATAAATTGTGGAGTGATAATGCTAAAAACGCTTCTACAATTGTTGCTTGTACTATGGCTTG GAGGACGAAAGCTAGAGTACATTGGTCCCCTCCCATGAGTGGCTTATTGTGCatgaatgttgatggtgcttatGTTTCTTCTCTACAACATGGAGGCATTGGCGGTGTTCTGCGTAATGAGAAGGGTGAGTTCATTGCAGGCTTTGCTTATAGAGTGACTAATGTGTCCTCTGCCTACCATGCTGAGTTGCTTGCTATTAAATCTGGGCTGGAGCTTATTCAGGTGCTGGGTGTGTCTAATGTTGCTATAAAGAGTGATTGCTTAGAGGCTGTGAAGGCTGTGACTGCAGAGGATCATGACTTCTCTACTTTGAGAATCATTGTTGAAGAATTCAAGAATTGCTAG